A window of the Streptomyces formicae genome harbors these coding sequences:
- a CDS encoding FkbM family methyltransferase encodes MQTLYRQLLRLMPRLGVQVTDLGPGTAVVSRRGRRLRIPLGTDADLLARDNARYSVADAGRDTWLVLRDKARAAGAPAPQWTGVPLGDSGARLLLDRRAATDERTFQLSAAEYLCHQHVAAMLDFYGVNCVFDVGANTGQYAKRLRRLGYTGRIVSFEPTAETFARLEKAAEQDPDWRVYQLGLGSEDTAGSIHVGWKTMNSVLPPSAYGRDRYQRFATTRTEEIRIRRLDGLLEEALDGIADPRPFLKMDTQGYDLEVFAGTGKRIGDFVGMQSEVAVLRLYEGSPAMSEAIATYEQSGFEITGMYPVTREATTGRVVEFDCVLMRAEAAPARG; translated from the coding sequence ATGCAGACCCTCTACCGACAACTGCTCAGGCTGATGCCCCGACTGGGCGTGCAGGTGACCGACCTCGGCCCGGGGACCGCGGTGGTCTCCCGACGCGGGCGGCGGCTGCGGATCCCGCTCGGCACCGACGCGGATCTGCTGGCCAGGGACAACGCGCGGTACTCCGTCGCGGACGCCGGCCGGGACACCTGGCTCGTACTGCGCGACAAGGCCCGCGCGGCCGGCGCGCCGGCTCCCCAGTGGACCGGCGTCCCCCTCGGCGACTCCGGCGCGCGGCTCCTCCTCGACCGGCGGGCCGCCACGGACGAGCGCACGTTCCAGCTGTCGGCGGCCGAGTACCTGTGCCACCAGCACGTGGCCGCCATGCTCGACTTCTACGGGGTGAACTGCGTCTTCGACGTGGGTGCCAACACCGGCCAATACGCCAAACGCCTGCGCCGCCTCGGCTACACCGGCCGCATCGTCTCCTTCGAGCCCACCGCGGAGACCTTCGCCCGGCTGGAGAAGGCCGCCGAGCAGGATCCGGACTGGCGGGTGTACCAGTTGGGCCTCGGCAGCGAGGACACGGCAGGCTCCATCCACGTGGGCTGGAAGACGATGAACTCGGTCCTGCCGCCCAGCGCGTACGGCCGCGACCGCTACCAGCGCTTCGCGACGACCCGTACCGAGGAGATCCGGATCCGGCGCCTGGACGGCCTGTTGGAGGAGGCACTCGACGGCATCGCCGACCCGCGCCCCTTCCTCAAGATGGACACGCAGGGCTACGACCTGGAGGTGTTCGCGGGCACGGGGAAGCGGATCGGGGACTTCGTGGGGATGCAGTCGGAGGTCGCCGTGCTGCGGCTGTACGAGGGCAGCCCGGCGATGAGCGAGGCGATCGCCACGTACGAGCAGAGCGGCTTCGAGATCACCGGTATGTATCCGGTGACCCGCGAGGCGACCACGGGCCGGGTGGTGGAGTTCGACTGCGTCCTGATGCGCGCCGAGGCGGCCCCCGCGCGGGGCTGA
- a CDS encoding TOPRIM nucleotidyl transferase/hydrolase domain-containing protein gives MADMGAFREAVTAWAAGGPGDPARELAARLPVRTAVLLEGPSDVAAVGALAASRGRRLEAEGVCVLPMGGAMNVGRFAHLLGPPGLGLRLTGLCDAAERPYYARGLERAGAAQQGFFVCAADLEDELIRALGVTRVEELVRAEGDLRALQTFLRQPAQQGRTSQQQLRRFFGTKKGRKIHYGRVLVDALTPDRVPAPLDGLLTSL, from the coding sequence ATGGCTGACATGGGGGCGTTCCGGGAGGCGGTCACCGCGTGGGCGGCCGGGGGCCCCGGCGACCCCGCGCGCGAGCTGGCCGCGCGGCTGCCCGTCCGGACAGCGGTCCTGCTCGAAGGGCCGAGCGACGTCGCCGCAGTCGGCGCGCTGGCCGCGAGCCGCGGCCGTCGCCTGGAGGCCGAAGGAGTCTGCGTCCTGCCGATGGGCGGTGCGATGAACGTCGGGCGCTTCGCCCACCTCCTCGGGCCGCCCGGTCTGGGCCTCCGTCTCACGGGACTGTGCGACGCGGCGGAACGTCCCTACTACGCCCGCGGCCTGGAGCGGGCCGGTGCAGCACAGCAAGGGTTCTTCGTCTGCGCGGCGGATCTGGAAGACGAGCTCATCCGCGCGCTGGGCGTGACACGGGTGGAGGAGCTCGTCCGGGCGGAGGGCGACCTGCGCGCCCTGCAGACCTTCCTGCGCCAGCCCGCACAGCAGGGCCGCACCTCACAACAGCAGTTGCGGCGCTTCTTCGGCACGAAAAAGGGCCGCAAGATCCACTACGGTCGCGTCCTCGTCGATGCCCTCACCCCGGACCGCGTACCCGCCCCACTCGACGGCCTGCTCACCAGCCTGTGA
- a CDS encoding GMC oxidoreductase, which yields MGSGPEAVVDARLRVRGIDGLRVADASVTPSITSANTNAPSVMIGEAAARLLAGEQEAGVHDRASLAPASLW from the coding sequence ATGGGATCGGGACCGGAGGCCGTCGTCGACGCCCGCCTCCGCGTGCGCGGAATCGACGGTTTGCGTGTCGCTGACGCCTCGGTCACGCCGTCCATCACCTCCGCGAACACCAACGCGCCCTCGGTGATGATCGGCGAGGCCGCCGCCCGGCTCCTGGCCGGTGAGCAGGAAGCCGGTGTTCACGACCGGGCGAGCCTCGCTCCGGCCTCGCTCTGGTGA
- a CDS encoding heme ABC transporter ATP-binding protein: MTDTGTVTAWSAVTAAPGTLAAEDVSVVVDGRTLVDRVSLDVAPGEVVALVGPNGAGKSTLLRTVYRALRPTSGRVLLDGEDVRRTSGKSLARRLAAVLQESAGEFELSVYDVVAMGRTPHKRAFEGDGADDRAIIMGALAELDAAGLAHAPFSRLSGGEKQRVLIARALAQRAGTMVLDEPTNHLDLRHQLDTLRLVRRLGVTAVVALHDLNLAAAFCDRLCVLNGGRAVATGTPAEVLTRELLADVYRVDAEVAEHPRTGVPHITLLSGADPFGHTHAQRMPKETTTRAGARKVP, from the coding sequence ATGACGGACACCGGTACGGTCACGGCCTGGTCGGCGGTCACGGCCGCGCCCGGCACGCTGGCCGCGGAGGACGTCTCGGTCGTCGTCGACGGGCGCACCCTGGTGGACCGGGTGTCCCTGGATGTGGCTCCCGGCGAGGTGGTGGCCCTCGTAGGTCCCAACGGAGCGGGGAAATCCACCCTGTTGCGTACGGTCTACAGAGCCCTGCGTCCCACCTCGGGGCGGGTGCTGCTCGACGGTGAGGACGTCCGGCGGACGTCCGGGAAGAGCCTGGCACGCCGACTGGCGGCCGTCCTGCAGGAGTCGGCAGGGGAGTTCGAGCTCTCCGTGTACGACGTGGTGGCCATGGGCCGCACCCCGCACAAGCGGGCCTTCGAAGGGGACGGCGCGGACGACCGCGCCATCATCATGGGCGCGCTCGCCGAACTGGACGCCGCCGGGCTGGCGCACGCTCCCTTCAGCCGGCTGTCGGGCGGCGAGAAGCAGCGGGTGCTCATCGCCCGCGCGCTCGCCCAGCGCGCGGGGACCATGGTGCTGGACGAGCCGACCAACCACCTGGACCTGCGCCATCAGCTCGACACGCTGCGCCTCGTCCGCAGGCTCGGCGTGACCGCCGTCGTCGCACTCCACGACCTCAACCTGGCCGCGGCGTTCTGCGACCGGCTCTGCGTGCTGAACGGCGGCCGCGCGGTGGCCACCGGGACCCCCGCGGAGGTCCTCACCCGCGAGCTGCTCGCCGACGTCTACCGCGTCGACGCCGAGGTCGCCGAGCACCCCCGCACCGGCGTACCGCACATCACCCTGCTCTCCGGCGCCGACCCATTCGGACATACTCACGCTCAACGGATGCCGAAGGAGACGACGACGCGGGCCGGGGCGCGGAAGGTGCCGTAG
- a CDS encoding ABC transporter substrate-binding protein, with protein MMGKRPMSLLSAMAAAALLISGCGGTEARDDAAQAAPTAEGFPVTVSNCGVKTTYQRPPQRAVSLNQHATEVMLALGLEKSMVGTAYLDDKILPEYQDAYDGIKVLAGEYPSFETLLSAEPDFAYGGFASTFDEKEGRSRAALSKAGVNSYLNIEECPSGPVTMAMMDQEIRNVAEIFGVRDRAEQQLKKLHATLDTVESKLAGVEPVEIFVYDSGDKTAFTAGGAGIGNEMIKQAGGVNLFADLDKAFGDVSFEQVAERAPEVVVIYDYGDQPVEDKKKFLLANPALKDVPAIKNQRFAVLPLSSMVLGVRVPSGVESLARQLHPDRFK; from the coding sequence ACGACGCCGCACAGGCTGCCCCCACCGCCGAGGGCTTCCCGGTCACGGTGTCCAACTGCGGTGTGAAGACCACCTATCAGCGCCCTCCGCAGCGCGCCGTCTCGCTCAACCAGCACGCGACCGAGGTCATGCTCGCGCTCGGGCTGGAGAAGTCGATGGTCGGCACGGCCTACCTCGACGACAAGATCCTCCCGGAGTACCAGGACGCGTACGACGGGATCAAGGTCCTCGCCGGGGAGTACCCCTCCTTCGAGACCCTGCTGTCCGCCGAACCCGACTTCGCCTACGGCGGTTTCGCCAGCACCTTCGACGAGAAGGAGGGCCGCAGCCGCGCCGCCCTCTCCAAGGCGGGCGTCAACTCCTATCTGAACATCGAGGAATGCCCGTCCGGACCCGTGACGATGGCCATGATGGACCAGGAGATCCGGAACGTCGCCGAGATCTTCGGCGTACGGGACCGGGCCGAGCAGCAGTTGAAGAAGCTCCACGCCACGTTGGACACCGTCGAAAGCAAACTCGCCGGAGTCGAGCCGGTCGAGATCTTCGTGTACGACAGCGGCGACAAGACCGCCTTCACGGCCGGCGGGGCGGGCATCGGCAACGAGATGATCAAGCAGGCCGGCGGGGTCAACCTCTTCGCCGACCTGGACAAGGCGTTCGGCGACGTGTCGTTCGAGCAGGTGGCCGAGCGCGCGCCCGAGGTCGTCGTCATCTACGACTACGGCGACCAGCCGGTCGAGGACAAGAAGAAGTTCCTGCTGGCGAATCCGGCGCTGAAGGACGTACCCGCCATCAAGAACCAGCGGTTCGCAGTGCTGCCGCTGTCGTCCATGGTGCTGGGCGTCCGGGTGCCGTCCGGCGTGGAGTCACTGGCCCGCCAGCTCCACCCGGACCGCTTCAAGTGA